A region of the Vigna unguiculata cultivar IT97K-499-35 chromosome 9, ASM411807v1, whole genome shotgun sequence genome:
TTATATATGGGGGATTGAGACTACCTTATAAGGCTCATTATCACAGCGGAATATGATGTCAGGAACCTCCTTAAGCCAATATGGAAGTCCTCTGATGAACATATGAGGAAAGAAAATAAGGTTGAGAATAACAAAGGAAATGAATCATATATTTGAAAATCAGATTAATTAATGGATATTTTACCCATGGTTCCACTCGGCTTGGATGAAGGGTCCAACCCTGAGAGTGACAAACATTCCATGTTCTTGAACAAGCTTAATAAACTTCACTAAGTCGTAATTACCTTCAAAGTTGAACTGTatattgaaaggaaaaaaaaacattttcgcAAAACCCTATTTGAGTTTTATGGTCCTAAAACAATTGAGTCAATATTCAACAAGTAATTCACCTGTCCTTGTTGGGGCTCATGAGCATTCCAAAACACGTAGGTTTGGATGACATTTATGCCTCCACGTCTTGCATTATCAAGAAGGATAGGCCACATCTGCATTAGTCATGTACAAACACGTGCGATGAACCATATAGTATTGTCTCTTtgcatgaaaaaaattacaatattacaATATGATTATGATGAAAGTAACTTACATCTGGTGTGCTTCGTGGGTAGTGGATGGAACCAGAAAAAAGCAGCTCGCGCCTTCCGTTGATGAACAATGACTTACCATCATAAGTGACATTATGAGCAGTCATGTGACGACCATGCCCATGTGTTGCAACCACAATGGTGGAAAGCAAGGCCACGAGGAAAAGGGTGCGAGTCATGTTATTGGTTTGTTCCATTCTTTGTATTTAATCTTGTACGATGATTAAAAGAAGGCTTTGAGCGAGCTAATGCAGGGCTCCTCCTTCTCGGGTAGAGAGAGGTGCCCAGAAGCTGATTTGCTCTTTACACAAACGTTTCTTTTATACTATTCTTACACCAATAAATGTTAGCCCTTTGAGACAAAATTGTTTGTTCTTCCGCTATTTTTCTGTATTCTGTTATTATTCATTGGTTGTATTTTCTTCGTATTTGTCttacttttatgtaattattctATTCTTAGCCATATTTCctcatttactaatttttttaaatcccGCTCTCTAAATTTAATCAACACCTTTCAAAATAGAATATTTCactctcaaaaaaaaaattgtaatcaatgaattaaattaattgttgtttgtatctttatatacaaatatattgtAGAGTTTTAATCactcaatttcttttttctaaatattttaaacataatgtCCTTTTTCTCTcacattctttttatttattttagcgTTTTAatcaaacaacttttttttttcttttggtagACCAAAGTTCAACTAaactattgaaaataaaatatttttttaaaatataaattgtgatatagatattgttaattttttataactgttttaaacttataattaaatatattatctgGGACGGtgtaattctaaaataataaatcaaaattaaagctGGTGTGAAAACAATACCTAGTCAATAACTTAATTAGTTAGTTTTGAAAAgttatatctttaattatacttttaatttataagacctaaatgtaaaattatatttaagaaattaagtatcacttaaattaataataagttaTCGACAAATATTGCGAATTTAAAAgggaattataatttatgtggatttaattaagatatattggaaatgtatttttttcatgGTGTTATAAGTAATTGTTCTGAAAGGTAAATTGTTGGTTTTCTTTAAATGGTATGTTAATTGTTTGgcattttaagtttaaaatatttatatttaaaaaataaatttgacaataattttattattaagtaaTATACGCAAATTAAAGAGtagaattttaattcatttgatTAGATGTTCGTTAAAAAAACTttcaagatatattttatttttagccatttatttattttcaatttctttttatgtattaatattaatagttaaaaataaatttatattataactcAAACGGTtgattacaaatttaatatgtaatttattttaatatatttattgattaaaacatttaaaaatacttatttgtcataaattttaaatatttgtaatgtAAGAAAAGGACGAGAAAAGAATCCCCTTGATGAAGAAGAGGGAAGGGAGTGAGTAAActtataaattgaattgaattccCTCCAAAAGATTTGGTTACCCTCTCTCAGTTTCCCTCTAAAATCAGAATCACCAAAACCCTAAgtctttctctcttctcttgtTGTATTGTGATCTTTGTCGCAGAGGCAGAGCATCAGTCACCATGGCAAGCCACGAAGACGACCTTGATCTCCTTCTCTCCCTTCAGGACAGAGTTCCCGACACTCCTCCCGGTTCTCCGACACCAGGTATCATCATTATAACACgcaattcttttcttttctttatcacaTGCAATTCTCCTTATCATCTCATTCATTGCAGGTTACCTTTCCGATGACGAATCACTCAACCAAAGGGACAAACCTGACATGTCCGTATTCAAAAACGCCGTTCAAGATTGCCTTCCCTACGACCCCCCAAAGCGCTCAAACCAACAAACAAACCTGTTGCTAACGATTCCCAGCTTGAAAAGTTTTCAGGCCTTCGCATTAGGTACGATTCGCCTCATTTTCATTTCCCGTATTCACTATTATGTCTTCCTGTAAATTAACGGCTCCGACTGAACTGTATTTTATTCTCCATCTGTTTTCGGTTCTGATTAGGAACCAATTGTTAACTCCTGCGGCACTCAAGGAACATTTTTCGGACATTCGCTTTGTTCGGCTATCTGTTATCAAGTAATCTTCTTTACCTGCTCTTCACTCATAAAGCGTGTAATCTTTTTGTTCAAGTGTCAAAGATTGGAATTCTTATAGTTTTTTATGTGGATTGCTCAGGAATTCGTTGATTGGAGATACTTTCTCCGGAAATTGGGCCACTGTTGGTGTTTTGACTGAGAAGGGGAGTCAGAAGACGAGTTCAACGGGGAAAAGCTATTGTATATGGAAAATTGGGTGTCTGGATGAACGTACCGTTTCTCTTTTCTTGTTTGGAGATGCTTATCAGAGGAACATGCAAGAGCATGCGGGAACGGTCTTTGCACTGTTTAACTGTGCTGTTCGCAAGGATAATGCGGTATTGAATTGATATGAGTGACGTCGGTTTTTCAGTTTGGGAATAAAAGTTTCCCATAAGTTTTCTAATCTTTCTGATTTTCACTGTTTTTGCAGGGCAATGGTTTTTCTTTGAGTATATACTCCACTAGACAAATTATGAAGATGGGCACCTCTGTTGATTATGGAGTTTGCAAAGGGAAGCGAACAGATGGGATGGCTTGTACGCTGGTCATAAATAAGTACGTAAGACAGCCGAGTTTCTTTTCATGATTATCTTTTTGATTTGATGGCGTGTGATCTCACAGTAGTaagtattctttttttaattctgtGAACCATGTCGTCCGATATTTTAAAAAGGAGTTACTTGgtcattctttttttatttacattttatccTACGTTCCCTTGAATGAAGGTGCTTGATTTAATTTGCAATTTGGCAGTGTGTCCAAGTACCTTGAACTTGAGAAGAACATTTCATTTTCACTCTGACAAATAAAACAGAAGAGGAAGTACACAACCTTTAggattaataaataatatagacCGACATTTTTTACGGGTGAAAAAGATAAGGCGAGATTCATGCTGGGTGTTGTTGCAGAATCTGTTTTGAATGTTTGTAAGATGCATTTgaaggaaaatattttctagGGTGAACTTTAGGAAATGAAGAGCAGTGTGAGTGAATTAATGGTTTAGGCTTTTTGTAAGGTGTCTCCCCTCACTAACAATCTATGCGTGTTTTTTAGGATTCAGTTTACTAAATTCACATTTGCCAAGCATGAGCAATATTAGCTGTTACATGAATCCATGttcttttcataatttcattttgttaattTGCTTTGAGTATATCACGTTTAATATTACAGGACTTGACCATAAAACTATCCAATAAGGTGTACCCTTTGATAAAGTAACTATGGAATAGCATCAAATACTGTGATATCTTTGTCATTAATATACTTCCTTCTAAACCATCTTTCTGACAGTATCATAGTTTTTGTCATATACCTATTTCATAACCCttgatttttgttatttcaGACGTCATGGGACATATTGTAAATATCATAAATCAGTGAGTAGCGTTTAATTCTTGtatgttttcttgtttattCTGTTGtagcaaaaatattattagtttctCTAACTAGCAACACAATGCAGAAAACATCAGAGAAATATTCCACGATGCGAAGTGAACTCATGGGAGGGTGCGTATTTAGTTCTTTCAAGGTTCAATTTCTTATTGCTAGTGTAAAGCTTGTTCTCTACTTTGATTTCATCTGTTGTAACATTTAAACATGTGTTTTTTGTTAGCAGAAACTTAAGGACAGCGTTTAGGCCTAAGTCTAGGGATTACCTCAAATCAGAAGGAATTTACTTAGTTGATCCCCTTGCTGACAAAACAAACTTGAAGAATTCTCGGCCAGTGAAACTATTGTCCTCGGATGGTCTCAGAAAGGCATTGAGGTTTGTCTCTATTATTTTTGGCCCGGTCACATGCTGAGTTATATTGCAaagacattatatatatatatatatatatatatatatatatatatatatatatatattttctctagTTGAATCTTTTGAAGTCTtgcattaataataatttctgTGCCAGCAATGCAGGAAAAGTAACAACAACTCCTCATTCTCAAGGGATCAGGTTTCTTTCTCAGCTTGCAGGTGATTGGATTACTTATAACTTTAACGAAATTTATTAGTGTATTCATGGTTTATGATATTGTGTTCTTAGCTTACTTTTGTGCCTATACCCAGCCATGTCGGATCTAAAAGTGAAGAATAAAGGATCAAAGATTCCGCATGAACAAAAATGTACGGAGAAGAGGTGAGATGAAGAAAACATCCATTCTAGTTTGTCAATTACACCTAATAAATGCCATTGGTAGAGGACGAACATAccaatttgacttttttttttttcttcaggaAATCATCTTCTCCGAATGTGGGATCCTCTTCAGTCATAAGAAACCGACAGTTGGatggaaaaagaataaaaccAGATGGCCAGGTTTTGGCTGCTAAAACTTCAAAGTGTACAGAAAAGATGATTGAATTAGACTTTGTTAGTTCAGAGGAAGACTTCTAAAGTTTCTACATATTGCTCCCAGCCCCAGTTTCACTGTTGAACATCGATGTCAGGCTAAATTGTGTTTCATGAGCAGAAAGTGAAAGCTTTCTACAAGATGGGATCATATGGCGTAGCGTACTGTAGTGACCCTGTAATTATTGTCGATGTCAAATTATTTGGAACTATGGTTGGATTGATGTTAGAAAATGGAATGAACGGAAATAGAGTAAAAAGTAAGCACTaccattatttaaattttgtaaaataaggATGGAATGGGATTGGTTCTACTTCGTCTTCTTTTGTGAGGGTATGCTTCCTTCTCTAACTAttgaaatgatttgatttttatgtTGACTTTGATATAACATTGCACTTAATGGTTTATTTATTGTGCTTTAAAAGGAATGTCAAATTCATGGGCTTGCTCAGTATACACAAATGATACTTATTGTTATGCCTACACATTTTTTATGCATGGAGAGGGAATGATGAACATGTCTTCTTCGATCTTAGGGTGTGTTTGAAAgcaatttgaaaaaattgattatatttgatgtgaaaaaaaatcaattttgatggaTGGAAAAGTTATTAAAGATTACTTTTCTTTGATGTGAATTTTtcatttacaattaattttgaatgttaATCGAAATGAAATCAGACATGCACTTAGTGTATTAAAGatagatttgaaaataaaatgaatgaatgatttttatatttgttttctaatgttaatttttagtgTTTGGTTATTTGCGAAATTTCTTTGGATTATATATGCAATTTAACTgatgaattaattttatagCGAACTGATGGAAGTAAAATAGAGTTACGTTATttcaaagttttttattttgatgtaatttcttgtaaatttaattcatattaaaaaaactaatagaTATAACAAGGTAATAGATATAACAAGGAAAAGTGAATACTTGAggagagaaaaattaatttagttacaATTTAGGGGATGTTAATTGCACTGTCCCATTAAGGAGCACgcataatatacttaaaatatttatattttatgattatcaCCGATATAgcaaaatgaatataattttaactatacaaaaatatctaata
Encoded here:
- the LOC114162739 gene encoding LOW QUALITY PROTEIN: protein MCM10 homolog (The sequence of the model RefSeq protein was modified relative to this genomic sequence to represent the inferred CDS: inserted 1 base in 1 codon); the encoded protein is MASHEDDLDLLLSLQDRVPDTPPGSPTPGYLSDDESLNQRDKPDMSVFKNAVQDCLPYDPPKRXKPTNKPVANDSQLEKFSGLRIRNQLLTPAALKEHFSDIRFVRLSVIKNSLIGDTFSGNWATVGVLTEKGSQKTSSTGKSYCIWKIGCLDERTVSLFLFGDAYQRNMQEHAGTVFALFNCAVRKDNAGNGFSLSIYSTRQIMKMGTSVDYGVCKGKRTDGMACTLVINKRHGTYCKYHKSKTSEKYSTMRSELMGGNLRTAFRPKSRDYLKSEGIYLVDPLADKTNLKNSRPVKLLSSDGLRKALSNAGKVTTTPHSQGIRFLSQLAAMSDLKVKNKGSKIPHEQKCTEKRKSSSPNVGSSSVIRNRQLDGKRIKPDGQVLAAKTSKCTEKMIELDFVSSEEDF